The Panicum hallii strain FIL2 chromosome 9, PHallii_v3.1, whole genome shotgun sequence genome has a window encoding:
- the LOC112877984 gene encoding protein MAIN-LIKE 1-like: MAEYRLLNQFYEKDHRARLIKHDQVLPILRPRTHDWSQVMVYDHRYTPLLQRAGLHVIANLVRRGMPTFNPAALTALIDRWRPETHGFHLPCGEMTITLQDVAMLLGLPIQGNLVIGPAVSDGWRERVEQFLGTQLEVREEGRHGRVSGVRLLWLRAIFGSCPDDADEATVTFHGRAWVVLHMFGSVLFPDGMGDSASWMYIHCLHDWDEAGGYSWGSAVLSFLYRQLCEACRRHTPNST, translated from the exons ATGGCGGAATACCGATTGTTGAATCAGTTCTACGAGAAGGACCATAGGGCTAGGCTGATCAAGCATGATCAG GTCCTTCCTATCCTTCGACCGCGAACCCATGATTGGTCGCAGGTTATGGTGTACGACCACCGATACACACCACTCCTTCAGCGTGCCGGACTGCATGTCATCGCCAACCTTGTTCGGCGTGGCATGCCTACATTCAACCCCGCTGCTCTTACTGCTCTCATCGATAG GTGGCGGCCAGAGACTCACGGTTTCCACCTACCGTGTGGGGAGATGACGATCACATTGCAAGATGTGGCCATGCTCTTAGGTTTGCCGATCCAAGGCAATCTTGTGATTGGTCCTGCAGTGTCTGACGGTTGGCGTGAACGAGTTGAGCAGTTCTTGGGGACACAATTGGAAGTACGTGAGGAGGGCAGACACGGCCGCGTATCTGGAGTTCGCTTGCTCTGGTTGAGGGCCATCTTTGGAAGTTGTCCGGACGACGCCGATGAAGCGACAGTGACGTTCCACGGCAGGGCTTGGGTGGTGCTGCATATGTTTGGGTCAGTCCTGTTTCCTGACGGTATGGGTGACTCGGCTTCGTGGATGTACATCCACTGTCTTCATGACTGGGACGAGGCTGGAGGGTATAGTTGGGGCTCGGCGGTCCTAAGCTTCTTGTACAGACAGCTTTGTGAGGCATGCAGACGCCACACGCCGAATTCTACATAG